Proteins encoded together in one Thalassophryne amazonica unplaced genomic scaffold, fThaAma1.1, whole genome shotgun sequence window:
- the LOC117506159 gene encoding keratin, type I cytoskeletal 13-like — MSNPRSFRQSFSYSAPVQQRKAYSVSGGFSMAGPRIASSVARTVSSGFGGGYGGGAGGFDLSSALDQSNVALNEKITMQNLNDRLASYLEKVRSLEAANAKLEKQIREYYEQKGPAAERDYSNYWAIINDLKDKINAATIINANILLQIDNSKLAADDFKTKFDHELMMRQSVEADIANLRRLLDQTTLNKADLEMQIESLQDELAYLKKNHAEELAALRSQLTGTVNVEVDAAPQQDLNKLLEEMRAQYETIMDKHRRDQEAWFTNKSAELSKDVAISTETIQTSKTEIGDLRRTLQGLEIELQSQLSMKGALENTLAETEARYSIMLTGFQQTINMLEEDLANVRASIEQQGHDYKMLLDIKSRLEQEIATYRSLLDTEESRPIGSGGGKTTVTATTLRTSS, encoded by the exons ATGAGTAACCCCAGGTCCTTCAGGCAGAGCTTCTCCTACAGCGCCCCCGTACAGCAGAGGAAGGCCTATAGCGTCTCTGGAGGGTTCAGCATGGCAGGCCCTCGCATTGCTTCTTCCGTCGCACGCACCGTCTCCTCTGGCTTCGGTGGCGGCTATGGGGGCGGTGCTGGTGGGTTTGACCTGTCCAGCGCCCTCGATCAGAGTAACGTCGCCCTCAACGAGAAGATCACTATGCAGAACCTGAACGACCGTCTGGCTTCCTACCTGGAGAAGGTCCGCTCCCTGGAAGCGGCCAATGCCAAGCTGGAGAAGCAGATCAGGGAGTACTATGAGCAGAAGGGACCTGCAGCTGAGCGGGACTACAGCAACTACTGGGCCATCATCAACGACCTCAAGGACAAG ATCAACGCCGCCACCATCATCAACGCCAACATTCTACTGCAGATTGACAACTCCAAACTGGCTGCTGATGACTTCAAAACCAA GTTTGACCACGAGCTGATGATGCGCCAGTCAGTGGAAGCTGACATCGCCAACCTGCGCCGCTTGCTGGACCAGACCACGCTGAACAAAGCTGACCTGGAGATGCAGATAGAGAGCCTGCAGGATGAACTGGCGTACCTGAAGAAGAACCACGCAGAG GAGTTGGCGGCACTGCGGTCTCAGCTGACCGGCACAGTCAACGTGGAGGTGGATGCCGCACCCCAACAGGACCTGAACAAGCTGCTGGAGGAAATGCGCGCCCAGTACGAAACCATCATGGACAAACATCGCCGTGACCAAGAGGCGTGGTTCACCAACAAG TCAGCAGAATTAAGCAAAGACGTTGCCATCAGCACGGAGACCATCCAGACGTCTAAAACAGAGATTGGCGACCTGCGGCGAACCCTCCAGGGGCTGGAGATCGAACTGCAGTCACAGCTCAGCATG AAAGGGGCTCTGGAGAACACACTAGCGGAGACCGAGGCCCGATACAGCATCATGCTCACCGGCTTCcaacaaaccatcaacatgctggaGGAAGATCTAGCCAACGTGCGGGCTAGCATCGAGCAGCAGGGTCACGACTACAAGATGCTGCTGGATATCAAGTCCAGGCTGGAGCAGGAGATCGCCACCTACAGGAGCCTGCTGGACACAGAGGAGTCCAG GCCCATTGGTTCAG GTGGCGGTAAAACCACAGTGACGGCCACCACACTGCGAACGTCCAGCTAG